The genomic stretch CCGCCCGTCAACACCGCCGCGCTCGTCGGACATAACGCCGTGCGCGTGGCCGCGATGGGCTTCGAGATGCGCCAGGCACGCATGGACGAATTGGAGACGATGCGCCGCTACGTGGCCGAGGCGATGGAGTCGGGCGCGGCCGGGTTGTCGACTGGCCTCGTCTATCCGCCCGGCACGTTCGCCAACACCAGCGAGGTTGTCGAGCTGGCGCGCGTGGTGAAGAAATACGGCGGCATCTATACCAGCCACATCCGCAACGAGGCTAACAAGCTGATTGACGCCGTGCAGGAAGCGATCACGATTGGCGAGGAATCGGGCGTGCCGGTGCAGATCTCGCACTGCAAGGTCTCCGGCTCAACGAACTGGGGACAGAGCGGCCGGCTGATCCAGACAATCCACGACGCTCGGGCGCGCGGCCTGGATGTGACCGGCGATCAGTACCCGTACATCGCCGGCAGCACCATGCTTTCGACGCTGCTGCCGCCATGGGCGCATGAAGGCGGTGTGCCCGAGACGATGATCCGCCTGCGCAGCGCCGAGATGCGCTCGAAGATGCGCCACGACATGCTCAACGGCGTGGGCGACTGGTGGAATCCGTCGCGCAATACGACCTGGGACAAGGTCATGATCGCCGCGTCGCCGTTCAAACCGGAGATCGAAGGCAAGACGCTCGAACGCCTGGCGCAGGAGGCGCAGACCGACCCGTTCACCGTCCTGTTCGACCTGCTGCTGGAGACCCAATCACGCATCCTGATGGTGATCTTCATGATGCACGAAGACGACGTCAAGACGATCATGCGCGACCCGCAGATCATGGTCGGCACCGACGCGCTCGGCACCGGCAGCCGGCCGCACCCGCGCGCCTACGGGACCTATCCGCGCATCCTCTCCAAGTATGTGCGCGAGGAGCACGTGATCGAACTGCCCGAGGCGATTCGCAAGATGACGTCGTTCCCGGCCCAGCGTTTTGCGATGAAGGATCGTGGTGTGCTGCGCGAGGGCGCGTACGCCGACGTGGTCGTGTTCGATCCCAAGACGGTCAAAGATGAAGCCACGTTCGAAGATCCGATCCAGCAGCCGAAGGGCATCCCGTACGTGCTGGTGAACGGCACGATGGCGATTGAGGACGGCAAGGTGACGGCGGCGCGCTCGGGCAAGGTGTTGCGGCGGGCTGGGGCGTAGCACTCCTGGCAAGGAAGCTCGATGGCGTGGTCAGTTGTCGATCGTTGGGGAAACACGATTGTCCTTACTAACGAACGGTGGGCGCACATCGCCGAAGGGCATTGGGAACTGCGCGGCTTCCGAGACGAGGTACTCATGACCGTGCGTCTCGGCAGCCGCAGCCAGGATCGGCGAGATAGCACAAAGTACCGCTATGCGCGAAGCTTCTCCAACCTGCCTGCGGGATACACCCATATCAACGTCATTGTTCGCTTGCAGCCAGCGCAGTTCATTATCACGGCGTATCCGAAACGCAATCGGTGAACCATGAAGAACCAATTGGGCATCTTATATGACAAAGAAGCGGACGTGCTATACGTATCGCTCGGTCGCCCCAAGTATACGTCGTATGTCGAGGTGGATGACGATTTCATACTTCGCCTTGACCCGACCTCGGGCGCAATCGTAGGGTTTACGATCATCGATTTTTCGGCACACTTTACGGTTGATCAACCGATCCTATCACTGCCTTTGCTTGCGGATTTTGTGCGCGTACCCGATCAGCGACGAACGAAAGCTCTGGCAGAGCGCAAGGCTTCCTATCAAACGAAAAAGAGCGGGGTGAAGACTGAGGGCGCACACAGAGGGCGTGCGAGGAAATCGGCATGAAGCTCGCGTTGTTTGTGAATGGAGTTGCCGTTGCCGCCGACGCTGTGCCCAACGAAACGCTGCTGCCGCTGTTGCGCCGCCACGGCTATTTCGGCGTCAAGCACGGCTGCGAAGACGGCGCGTGCGGGGCATGTTTGGTGCTGGTGGACGGCGTGCCGCGCAACTCATGCGTGACGCTAGCCGCGCAGGTGGCAGGTTGCGCCGTCACGACGATAGAGGGCATGGGCGGTGATCAGCAGCGCGGCTGGAAGGGCAGCGAGCCGCTGCACGTACTGCAACGAGCCTTTGCCGCGTCGGGCGCCATCCAGTGCGGCTATTGCACGCCCGGTTTGATCCTCGCCGCGAAGGCGCTGCTTGACCGCAACCCGCACCCGACCGAAGCCGAAGTGCGCGATGCGCTGTCCGGCGTGTTGTGCCGCTGCACCGGTTACCTCAAGCCGGTGCAGGCCGTGCTGGCCGCGGCGCGCGGGGAGACCGGCGTGCCAACCGGTGTGCCGTTCGACGCCGTCTTTGGCGCTCCGCTGCGCTCCACGCCGGATGCGCCGGGACTGGCGCCGGCCGGCGCCGTGACGCAGACGCTGCTGCCAACGATGGTTGTTGCGCCGGCCGGCCCCGTAACGAAGGTGGTGGGCAAGCCGGAGCAGAAGGTCGACGCGCTCAAGCTGGTGCAGGGCAAACCGGCGTTCACCGACGACATCGAACTGCGCGGCATCTTGACGGCCAGGGTGCTCTGGTCGCCGGTGGCGCATGCGCGCATCACGTGCATCGACGTATCGAAAGCGCGCGCTCTGCCGGGTGTGGCGGCGGTGCTGACCTACCAGGACATTCCGCGCGTCGTATATTCGACGGCCGGGCAATCCGACCCGATCCCCGGGCCGCTCGATTCCGTCTCGCTCGACAGCAAGGTGCGCTTCGTCGGCGATCGCGTGGCGTTTGTGGCTGCCGAGAGCGACGAGATCGCGGAGCAGGCGCTAGCGCTGATCGATGTGGACTACGAGGAACTGCCTGCCGTGCTCGATATGCGCGAGTCGCTGAAGCCGGACGCCCCCCGCATCCATGACGAGCCGGACTACGTGCGCTTTGGCGAATCCGATCCATCTCGCAACCTGGCGGCCGCGATTCGCATCAACATCGGCAACGTGGACGACGGCTTCAAGCAGGCCGAGCGCATCTTCGAGCACGAGTACGTCGTGCCGAAGGTGCAGCAGGTCAGCATCGAGCCGCATGTGGTGGTGACGTGGTGGGACGAGGACGACCGGCTGGTCATTCGCTCGTCCACTCAGGTGCCGTTCCATGCGCGGCGCATCCTGTCGCCGGTGCTGGGCCTGTCGCCCAAGCGCATCCGGGTCATCAAGCCGCGCATCGGCGGCGGCTTCGGCGGCAAGCAGGAAGTGCTGATCGAGGACGTGGCTGCGCACCTGACGATCGCCACGGGCCGACCGGTGCGCTTCGAGTACACGCGCGGCGAGGAGTTCCTGGCGGCGCGCTCGCGCCACCCGATGCGCGTGCGCATGAAGACCGGCGTCACCCGCGACGGCAAGATCGTCGCGAACGAGATGGTCGCCCTGTCGGATACCGGGGCTTACGGTTGCCACGCACTGACGGTAACCGGCAACACCGGGCACAAAGCGATGGCGCTCTACAACGCACCGAACATCCGCTTCTATGCGGACGTGGTTTACACCAATACGCCGCCGTCCGGTGCGTATCGTGGATACGGCGTCCCGCAGGGCTTCTTCCCGCTTGACGTGCACATGGAACGGATCGCCGAGGCGATGGGTTGGGATCCGCTCGAGTTCCGTCTGAAGAACACGGTCAAGGCCGGCGATGAGCACCCGTTCAGCCGCGCCTGGAGTGAGGGTCGCGAGCCGCGCCCGGAGATCATCAAGACCTGCGGCCTGCCGCAATGCGTGGAGCGCGGTGCCGCGGCAATCGACTGGCACGCCAAGCGCGCACGTGCCGACTATCACGCTGTTCCCGGCGCGCCGCATTTGCGCCGCGGTCTCGGCGTGGCGCTGGTGATGCAGGGCACCGCGATCCCGTATCTCGACATGGGCGCAGCCAGCATCAAGATTAACGACGACGGCTCGTTCAACGTGCTCGTCGGCGCGACCGACCTCGGCACCGGCTCGGATACCGTGCTGGCGCAGATGGCGGCCGAGGTGCTCGGCGTGACGCTGGACGACATCATCATCTACTCGTCCGACACCGATTTCACGCCGTTCGACAAAGGCGCGTATGCCAGCAGCACGACGTACATCAGCGGCACGGCCGTGACGCGCGCCGCGCAGCAGGTCGCCGACCAGATTCGCGAGGCGGCAGCGGGTATGTTCAGCACGTCCGGCATGGCGGTGCGCGCCGCCGATGTGGCGCTCCGCGACCGGCAGGCGTTTGCGCCCGATGGCCGCTCCGTCACACTGGCGCAAGTGGCGCTCGAATCGCTGCACCATGCGAACCAGCGCCAGATCATGGCGGTCGCCTCGTACGTGTCGCCGGAATCGCCGCCGCCGTTCGCCGCCCAGTTCGCCGAGGTGACGGTCGACATCGAGACGGGCGAGGTGCGCGTCGAGAAGCTGGTCATGGCCGTCGACTCCGGCGTGATCGTGAACCCGCTGACCGCCTCGGGGCAGATCGAAGGCGGCATGACGCAGGCGCTCGGCTACGCCGTGTGCGAGGAGATGACGTTTGACGCGCGTGGCGCGATCGAGCAGCGCAACCTTCGCGACTACAAGATCTTTGCCGCTAACGAGATGCCGGAACTGCAGACGATCTTCGTGGAGACGTACGAGCCGTCGCACCCGTTCGGTGTCAAGGCGGCCGCGGAGATCCCGATGGACGGCGTCGCGCCGGCGGTCGCCAATGCCGTGCACGACGCGGCGGGCATCTGGATGGACCAGATTCCGATGACGCCGGAACGGGTCTGGCGGGCATTGAAGGCGCAATAGGTTGGTCGTGTGGCGTGCCAGTTGGCACGCCATGCTGTTCGTGATTGACAGCACATCACGCTGAATCCACCTTGGCGAGGAGCCCATGTCCTTCACAATCTTCGTTGCACCCTTCCTGACCGAGTTCAACGTCCGCGCCATCGACTACGCGGCGCACATGCCCGGCGTGCGGCTCGGCGTGATCAGCCAGGAGGCGCAGGAAAAGCTGCCGCAGTACGTTCGCTCGCGCCTGACGGGGCACTGGCGAGTGGACGATGCGCAGAACGCCGGACAACTGGTCACGGCAGCAGAGGCGCTGGCGCGCCAGATCGGTGCGCCCATTCACCGTCTGTTTGGCGGCAACGAACAGATACAGATGCCGATGGCGGAGGCGCGCGAGAGGCTTGGTGTGGCGGGCATGTCGTCCGACACGGTCAGAAACTTTCGCGACAAGGCGCAGATGAAGGAAGTGCTGCGCAGCGTGGGATTGCCGTGCGCGCGCCACAGCCTGTTGACCAGCGAAGCCGCCGCATGGGCGTTCGCCGGCGAAACGGGTTACCCGCTGGTCGTCAAGCCGCCGGCGGGCGCCGCATCGCAGGCGACGTACAAGGTCGAGAACGCCACGCAACTGCGCGACGCGCTGGACAAGGCCGCGCCATCGCCGGCCAACGAGGTGCTGATCGAGGAGTTCATCGTCGGCGAGGAACATTCCTTCGACACTTTTTCTCTGCACGGCAAGCCGGTCTTTCATTCGCTGACACACTACCTGCCGCAGCCGCTCGATGTCATACGCAACCCGTGGATTCAGTGGTGCGTGCTGCTGCCGCACGAGATCGAATCGCCGCGCTATGACGACATTCGCGAGATCGGCTGGCGCGCGCTCGAAGCGCTCGGCATGGACACCGGGGTGAGCCACCTCGAATGGTTCCGGCGGCGCGACGGCAGCATCGCGATCTCTGAGGTCGCCGCCCGGCCGCCCGGCGCGCAGATCATGACGCTGATCTCGCGCGCCAACGAATTCGACGCGCTCGGGGCGTGGGTCAAGTTGATCGCCAAAGACACGTTCGAAGTGCCCACCCGTCGCTACGCCGTGGGCGCGGCCTATCTGCGCAGCCAGGGCGAGGGGCGGGTCAAGGCGATCCACGGCCTGGAAACGGCGATGCAAGAGGTCGGCCATCTGGTGACCGACGCGAAGCTGCCCGCGATTGGTCAGGAAAAGAGCAAGACATACGAGGGCGAGGGCTTCATCATTGTGCGGCATCCGGAGACGTTGGTCGTCCAGCAGGCGCTGACGACGCTCATCAACGCCGTGCGCATCGAGATGGGCTAATGCCCGCCTGGCTCGATAACTTGCTGCGCCCGTTGCGCGGCCCGCGACGGCTTGTCTCTGACGCGGCTGCGCTGTATAGGATACCGGTCCTGCTCGTGCACTTCTTGCCGGTATCTGACGGTGCGATCGACCTACGTATCTCCGCTGAAACGCGTGCACCGCTTGACCTGATTTGCCGAACGGGTGGCCGTTCGTTGGCGACCATGATAGGGCGATGGAAGCGGGCATCGGACTGATGGATGGCCCGCAGTAACCCGAGCTGACAACCGCATGGCAGCCGATCGACAGAGACGGCCTGGAAACGTATGGATCGCTCAACGCATGCTGGTCGCGTGGGCGGCCTTCGGGTTCCTGGCCGCCGCCGCGACGTATTTCACCAGGCAGATCGACGCGTTTCGAAGTATGGTCTTCAACGCAGACCTGCTGCTAACCGAAGATTTGTACCGGCATTTTGTTCAGGGTAACGACTTCTCGCGCTGGGCCTGGTCTGCGGCGACATACTGGTTCCCCGATAGTACGCTGTACTTTGCGCTACGCTTCCTCACCGGCAACCTGCAGGCGGCTGCCATCAGCTATGCGCTCGCGCAGGTGGTGCTCTGCGTTGTCGGAATCATGGCGCTATCGCGCCTGACATTCCGCAAATATGTGCCCGCGCACGACGCGCTAATCATTGCGTGCGGAGCGCTTTACCTGGGCGGTGCCGCACTGTGGTTGCCGGGCGCGCAGTACCTGTTGGGGCCGGTTCTGCATGGCGGCGTGGCGCTCACTTTGCTCTTCGCGCTGGCGCTCGTCATCTGGCTTTTGGTTCGCCCGGCCACAAGGCCTGGGCAGGCGCTGGCTATGGCCACGTTGGGCGCATTGGCGTTCGCGGCTACCCTGTCCGACCTGTTCTTTGTGCCGCAGGTGCTCGTACCGCTTGGCGGCGCGTTACTGGCGCTGGCCGTCCGGCTACCGGCATACCGCCGGCGCGCTGCGGCGCTGGCCGCTGTGCTTGGTGTGGCCAGCACGGCCGGTTTTGTGGCCGATCGCATGGCGCGCACGTCCGTGGATAACGTAAGCATGATGCTCGCGCCGGACCACGCCGGCCGATCGCTCGCGGCATTGGCGGGCGTTGTGCAGCAAGCCGGTTCGGCCAGCCCTTTGCACGCGGCGCTGATCGCGCTGTGGCTCGGCGGCCTGTTCGCATACACGCTGCGGCGCGTGCGGGGCGCCGGTGTCAACGCTGCGCCGTCGGATGTGGCAGCGGTGGTGCTGGGCGCCGCGCTGGCGGTGCACGCGCCCGTTGAATTGGCTTTCGTCGTGCTGGCCGGCATCTTCAGCGATATCACGAACCTGCGGTATTTCGTGCCGTTGCTAGTCCTGCCCACCGGCTGGGGCTTCGTGCTCTTGCTTTCGCCATGGAGCGATGGGACGCGCCGCGCCGTGTGGCTGTCAGCGGGCTGCGCCGTGGCGATCAGCGCCATCATGCTGGCGCAGGCGGTAGCCGATGCGCCCCGGCTCGCGAAGCTATCGCAAGTGACGACGTACTACCCTGCGGATGTCGCGTGTCTGGACGAGCAGTTGTCGCCGCTGGGTGTGACGCGGGGAGTGGCAACCTACTGGCAGGCCCGACCGACCGCGCTGCTCTCAAGAAACGGCCTGGAACTCGCGCAGGTAACGGCCGACCTCGCGCCGTTCTACTGGGAGAACGATCTAAGCGCGTATGACATTGAGCCGCAGTTCATCCTGCTTGACCGCCGCCCCGGCATGCCCGCGGAATACGTGATCGACGAGAAGCGCGTGCGTGCTCGTTTTGGCGCCCCGGCCGCAATCATCGATTGCGCGGATGCGCGCGCGCTGGTCTACAACCGGCCGTCAGATACGGCGCTGCCGGTGATGTTCAAAGGTGCGCCGGGACTGGCCAGTTTCCGCCGCGCAGGTGACAGCTACACATATCAGCCTGCAAATCTGCCGGGCGCCGTCGGCCGGGTTGATGGGCTTGGACGCACCGTGGCGGGCGGTCCACCGGGCTTCCTGACCTTTGGGCCGTATGTACCGTTGCCGCCGGGTGACTACGCCTTGGTGATCGAGTACGCCGCACAGAGTCCCAGTGATCGGATCGGCGCATGGGATGTGTCGATCGCACGTCCGGGGGGCGACGCGATTGCGGCGTCCGGGACGCTGACGACCGCCGGCGCGCAGGCGCGTGGCGCATTCAGCCTGGCCGAAACCGGCATCGTTGAGGTGCGAATCATGTACGCCGGGCCGGGCAGTCTGACGGTCAGCGCGCTGAAGCTGGCGAAGCTGAAGTGAACCGGGGTGCCACCGCTTGCGGCAGCAGTCTGGATGTTGACAATTGACCTGCAATTCCGTATAACTACCCCAAGTACGAACGCAGGCGAACAGTGCGCAGTCCACTTGCCCCACACAAGGAGCATCCGATGAAATCCGACATCCAGCGCATACGCTGGCCCCTCATCTTCCTGGCGTTCATCGGCTTCCTGCTCGTCATCAGCGGCACCCTGGCGAGCAACACCGACAGCGGCCCGGAGAAAGCGTTTGCGCGGCTCAATGAGCGTTCCGGCAACCGGCTGGACGCGCACTGGGATGCGCGCACCGGCGTACCGGATTTCCTGTCCGGCCGCGAGGCGGGCGATCGCATCCCGTACACGCCCGGTGCGATCGAGCACGGCAACCCGGCCGCGATCGCGCACGGTTTCCTGGATGAAAACCGAGCGTTGTTCAAGCTGGGCAGCGCGGCTGACGAGTTCAAGACGCTGCGCATCGAGCCCGACGCGCAGCGCGGCTGGGCCCATGTGCGCCTGGCACAGTCCTACAAGGGCATCCCCGTCTTTGGCCGTCAGTTCGTCGTGCATATCGACGAACGGGAGCGCATCGTAGCGGTCAACGGTCAATACCGTCCTGAGATCGACCTGTCGACCTCGGCGAGCATCACCGCCGCCGACGCAGAACGCGCCGCCGCGCGCGATCTGATGGACACGCAACTCGACGCAGACGAGAAGGCGACCGTGCAGGCCGAGGTACAAAAGGAACAAACGCAGTTGACCGTCTTCGTCGAGGAGAACGGCAAAGCAACGTTGACGTGGCACGTCATCATCGTGACCGACAACCCGCTCGGCGAGTTCCACACCTTTGTCAACGCCAACCGCCCGGCGATTGTCTACCGCTATGATGCGGCCAATGAGGACAAAGTCCGTCGCACGTACACGGCCGACAACAAGACGAGCATCCCAGGCCGCATACTGGCGGAAGAAGGCGAACGCACCGACGATCCGGTCGCGCAGGCGGCGCACGACGGCGCGGGCAAGGTCTACGACTACTATCTGAAGACGTTCAAGCGTGATGCGATTGACGGGCAGGGCAGCCCGATGATCTCGACCGTGCATTATGGCAGCACAACGGCCGACGCGCAGAACGCCTCATGGATCAGCCAGCGCAAGCAGATGGTCTATGGCGACGGCGGGCAGGTCTTCCAGCCGCTGGCCTACGGCCTGGATGTGGTCGGCCACGAGTTCACGCACGGCGTGACCGACGCGACAGCGCAACTGATCTACCAGGGCCAGTCGGGCGCGTTGAACGAGTCGTACTCCGACGTATTTGCCGCGATGATCGACCGCGGTAACTGGCTGATCGGCGAAACGGTCATCAAGTCGCCGCCGTATCCCGTGCCGTATCTGCGTAATATGGAAGACCCGACGGCCGGCGGACGCTATAACCCCGCCGATCCGCTCAAGTCGGCCGGGCAGCCGGCGCACATGCGCGACTTCGCGAACCTGCCGCTGGAGCGCAAGAGCGACAACGGCGGTGTGCACGTCAACAGCGGCATTCCAAACCGCGCGGCATTCCTGATCGCGCAGAAGATTGGCCGCGAGAAGACCGAGCAGATTTACTACCGCACGTTGACGCAGTACCTGACCCCGAGCTCGCAGTTTCCCGACGCGGTGCGCTTGACCATGCGCGCAGCACAGGACCTGTTCAGCGCGACCGAAGTGCAGGCGGTACGCGACGGCTTCGCGGGAGTCGGGCTGGATGCCAGCAACGCGCCGGCGCCCACGCCGACGCCGTCGGGTACGCGCCGCGCCTCAACGCCGACGCCGGCGTCCTCGCCGACGGCGCAGCCGCAGGCGGCGGGCTGCACGAATCTGGTCGTGAACGGCGGCTTCGAGGCGCAGAATCAGGGTTGGATCGAGGTGTCGTCGCAGGGTGCGATCATCGACACCGAACTGCCGCATAGCGGCGCGCGCAGCGCCTGGCTGGGCGGCATCTCGGAAGAGAACATGCAGTATGTCTACCAGGACGTGCGCATCCCGGCCAATGCGAACAAGGTGATTCTGGGGTACTGGCGCCTGGTGCACAACGAGACCGAGGATGCCGCCGCGTCGCCTGCGACGTTCTGGGCGATTATCGCGGATTCGAATGGCAACGCGCTGGGCTCGGTGGAGCAACTGCCGTCCACCGACGGCGATGACAACTGGCATCAGGCTCAGTTTGACATCACGGAGTTTGCCGGCAAGGCGATCCGCATCGCGTTTATCTCCGAGAATGCGGTCGGCAACCTGAGCAGTATGTTCGTCGACGACGTGGAGATGAACTCGTGTACGACCGGCCCGGTCTCGCAGCCGACGCCGGCGGGCAACAAGCTGCAGATCGAAGGCGCAATCAAGAACGGCGACACGGGTCGCGGCATCGAGGGCGCCAAGATCTTCTTCCTGCGCCCCGGCCTCAGCGCGACCGACGCTGCCGCGGATGACACCGTCACGGCCGACGAGGTGCTGACCTTCGGCGTGTCGGATGCGACCGGCTTCTACCGCGCCGCCGATCCGATCCCGAACGGCCAGTACAGCGTCATCGTTATTGCCGGCGGTTTCCGCCCGATCATCTCCGACGAGGGCATTACCATCCCGTCGAGCGCCAAGGGCACGTACACCGTGAACGCGACCATGCGGCCGAGCCGCTAACGTCCGGGAGACTAACATGAGCACCAACCTCAAGTGCTGCATCTGCAATGAGCCGGCGCCGGCCGGCAATATTTACGCGGGACGTGCCTACTGCGACCGGCATCTGGCCGCCGTACACCGACCCAACCCGTCGTTCTGGCGTTCGGCGTTCGTGCAGGTTATTTTGATGGGTGCGTTCGCGGCGATTGTCGCGGTGGTCACGCTGCCGCTGACCAATCTCGACCAGACCGCGCTGATTGTCATCGGTCTGTTCCTGGCGATTGTACCGACCGGTCTCTGGTTGTGGTACTTCTACCGCCAAGACCGGCTGGAGCCGGAGCCCAAAACCAAGATCGCGGGCGTCTTCCTGCTGGCGCTGCTACTGACCGATGCGGTGGGGCTGCGCATCGTCGGGCCGCTGTTCAACGTCAGCCAGTGGGCCGTCATCAATCGCACCACGTCGTTGCTGGCGAATATCCTGATCTTCGGCTTCACATTCGAGACGATCAAGTACGTCGCCATCCGCGCCATCGTTTACGCCACCGACGAGTTTGACGAGCGCATGGATGGCGTCGTCTACGGCACGACGGCCGGTCTCGGCGTGGCGACACTGCTCAACCTGCACCACATCATTGACAACCAGGGCGTGGCACTGGCGCCGGGCGTCATCAGCGTGGTCACGACCGCGCTGGCGCAGGCGTGCTTTGGCGGCCTGCTCGGATACTTCATGGCCGAGGCCAAGTTCAGCCATCGGCCAATCTGGTGGGTGCCAGGCGGGTTGGCGCTATCGTCCGTCTTGAGCGGCCTGTTCACCTGGCTGATCGATGAAGTCAGCGCGTCCGGGCTGTCGGTCAATCCGTGGAACTCGTTGCTGCTGGGCGTAGCCGTGGCGCTGGCGACGTTCCTCGTGCTGGTTTGGCTGATGCGCCGCTCAATCCGCATGCAACTGGGCGAAGCGAAGTCCTAGCCGGAGGAGGCTACCATGACCCCAAGCCTGCAAACAACTCAAACCTGGGATTTCCGGCTCGGCCGCAAGGACGTCGGCGTCGCGTTGGTGCTGCTCGCTGCACTGGCGGTTGGCTGGGTCCTGCGTATGTCGGTGGAAAACCGGACCGCCGTCTTTCAGGACCAAGCGACCGGATTCACGGTAACCTACCCGGCGACCTGGGGCAGCACGGAATCGCTGCGACAGGTCATGCTCAAGGTCGAAAACCCGGCCACCGAGTCGGCGTTCAAGGCGTCGCTGGTGGTGGACCGACGCGGGCTGGATACGCAGAACCCCCCGACCCTGCAACAGTTGGTGGATCGGCGCGTCGCACAGCAGGGCACGCTGACGGCATACCATCTGCTGTCCACCGCCGACGCAACGGTATCCGGCCTGAAGTCGATGCGGCAGGAGTACGCCTATGTGGTGCAGCCGATCGACCAGGCGCGCCGCGCGTCGGTGCCGGTAGTCGTCCACGCGATTGAATACGTGGTCATCGGCAAGGATAGCGCTTACTACATTACGCTGGCCGTGCCGGAAGACGAGGCGGCCGGCGCATCCCCGCTGATGGACAGCATCATTCGATCGGTCAAGGTAAATTGATGAGCGAGACCTCGACGCAACCACCGAGTGTGCCGGCGCCGGAAGCCGGCGCGTCCGCTCCCAAGGCGCTTGAGCTGCCGCGCGGCGCGCTGCTGGTGATGCGCGTGAGCGGCGGCCTCCGATTCACGACGCAGGAGATGGTGGTGTATCCCGATGGCCGCGTCACGCCGGGCGCCGACGACACGGTCAAGACGGTATTCAACCGCACGCAGCGCAGCATGGCCGATGCGCATATCGTGCGTCTGCGCAAGCTGCTCGATCAGTCGGGCTTCTTCAAGAGCCAGCCGCCCAAAGTCGAGCCCAGCCCGGATGGCTATGCATACGAAATCGTGTCTCGCATTGGCCCGAAGCACAATCATATAGAGGTCTTTACCGGAACGATGCCAGATGGCGTACAGACGCTGGTAGATTACCTCATGAAGTGGATGCCGCCGTCAGACGAGAGTTGACCGGTCGAACAGCATAGCTGTGGTCAGCGCACGAAGGACTTCCGAGGCCCGGTTGCTTCGGAAGTCTCTTTGTGTCGGCAGCTATTGGGGTATACCGCAAAAGTGTCGGGGCCGCACGGCTGGCCAATCCGTCATTCCGGCATGTTTCTGGCCGGAATCTACTCAAGCGGTTCGGCACAGACGCTCAGGGTTGCGGTTGGCGTGGATGCCGGCTAACACCATGCCGGCATGACGATCCGTTGTGCCTCCGACAGTTTGGCGGTATACCCCAGCTATTGCGCTGCCTTGCATTGTCATAACGCATTATGATAGAATCTGCGCATCATAAGCTATAAGCAATCATCTTTGTACTACTTACCACACGAGGAGAAAGCGTCTATGGGCAAGATTGCCGGCAGGAAGGTCGTGGGCACCGGCGGTGAGGTTTTGGTCGAGCAGGCCAAAGCCGCCGGCGTGCGCTACCTGTTTACCAACCCCGGTTCGGCAGAAGCGGCGTTCTTCGATGCGCTGGTCGAAGCGCCCGACATCCAGCTGATCATGGGCTTGCACGAGGGCATTGTCATTGCATTAGCCGACGGCTACGCCAAAGCAAAGGGCGATGTCGGATTCGTGAATGTGCACACAATTGGCGGCACCGGCCAGATGGCCGGCCAGCTATACAATGCCTTTCGCGATGGTACGCCGCTGGTGGTTACCGCCGGCATGCCGGATAATGAGTACTACACGGATCTGGTCGGCCTGGCTGCGTCGCCCGGCTTCAACCAGAAAGAGGTCAACCGCCAGTTCACCAAGATCTCGTGGGAGATTCGTAACCCGGAAGCGATAGCGCTCTCGCTGCGTCGGGCATTCAAGGTGTCGACGGCGAATCCGCCGGG from Chloroflexota bacterium encodes the following:
- a CDS encoding D-aminoacylase encodes the protein MLDLVLRGGKILDGTGSGMRDGDVCIRGERIVAIGDRHGEGAVRVIDVDGMLITPGFVDVHSHYDGLLLADIPDSSAVMQGVTTLVVGNCGFSPAPVNALFRDLLLAQMDAILGGVEFTWTTFGGYLDTLEAKHPPVNTAALVGHNAVRVAAMGFEMRQARMDELETMRRYVAEAMESGAAGLSTGLVYPPGTFANTSEVVELARVVKKYGGIYTSHIRNEANKLIDAVQEAITIGEESGVPVQISHCKVSGSTNWGQSGRLIQTIHDARARGLDVTGDQYPYIAGSTMLSTLLPPWAHEGGVPETMIRLRSAEMRSKMRHDMLNGVGDWWNPSRNTTWDKVMIAASPFKPEIEGKTLERLAQEAQTDPFTVLFDLLLETQSRILMVIFMMHEDDVKTIMRDPQIMVGTDALGTGSRPHPRAYGTYPRILSKYVREEHVIELPEAIRKMTSFPAQRFAMKDRGVLREGAYADVVVFDPKTVKDEATFEDPIQQPKGIPYVLVNGTMAIEDGKVTAARSGKVLRRAGA
- a CDS encoding DUF2283 domain-containing protein codes for the protein MKNQLGILYDKEADVLYVSLGRPKYTSYVEVDDDFILRLDPTSGAIVGFTIIDFSAHFTVDQPILSLPLLADFVRVPDQRRTKALAERKASYQTKKSGVKTEGAHRGRARKSA
- a CDS encoding molybdopterin-dependent oxidoreductase — translated: MKLALFVNGVAVAADAVPNETLLPLLRRHGYFGVKHGCEDGACGACLVLVDGVPRNSCVTLAAQVAGCAVTTIEGMGGDQQRGWKGSEPLHVLQRAFAASGAIQCGYCTPGLILAAKALLDRNPHPTEAEVRDALSGVLCRCTGYLKPVQAVLAAARGETGVPTGVPFDAVFGAPLRSTPDAPGLAPAGAVTQTLLPTMVVAPAGPVTKVVGKPEQKVDALKLVQGKPAFTDDIELRGILTARVLWSPVAHARITCIDVSKARALPGVAAVLTYQDIPRVVYSTAGQSDPIPGPLDSVSLDSKVRFVGDRVAFVAAESDEIAEQALALIDVDYEELPAVLDMRESLKPDAPRIHDEPDYVRFGESDPSRNLAAAIRINIGNVDDGFKQAERIFEHEYVVPKVQQVSIEPHVVVTWWDEDDRLVIRSSTQVPFHARRILSPVLGLSPKRIRVIKPRIGGGFGGKQEVLIEDVAAHLTIATGRPVRFEYTRGEEFLAARSRHPMRVRMKTGVTRDGKIVANEMVALSDTGAYGCHALTVTGNTGHKAMALYNAPNIRFYADVVYTNTPPSGAYRGYGVPQGFFPLDVHMERIAEAMGWDPLEFRLKNTVKAGDEHPFSRAWSEGREPRPEIIKTCGLPQCVERGAAAIDWHAKRARADYHAVPGAPHLRRGLGVALVMQGTAIPYLDMGAASIKINDDGSFNVLVGATDLGTGSDTVLAQMAAEVLGVTLDDIIIYSSDTDFTPFDKGAYASSTTYISGTAVTRAAQQVADQIREAAAGMFSTSGMAVRAADVALRDRQAFAPDGRSVTLAQVALESLHHANQRQIMAVASYVSPESPPPFAAQFAEVTVDIETGEVRVEKLVMAVDSGVIVNPLTASGQIEGGMTQALGYAVCEEMTFDARGAIEQRNLRDYKIFAANEMPELQTIFVETYEPSHPFGVKAAAEIPMDGVAPAVANAVHDAAGIWMDQIPMTPERVWRALKAQ
- a CDS encoding ATP-grasp domain-containing protein, with protein sequence MSFTIFVAPFLTEFNVRAIDYAAHMPGVRLGVISQEAQEKLPQYVRSRLTGHWRVDDAQNAGQLVTAAEALARQIGAPIHRLFGGNEQIQMPMAEARERLGVAGMSSDTVRNFRDKAQMKEVLRSVGLPCARHSLLTSEAAAWAFAGETGYPLVVKPPAGAASQATYKVENATQLRDALDKAAPSPANEVLIEEFIVGEEHSFDTFSLHGKPVFHSLTHYLPQPLDVIRNPWIQWCVLLPHEIESPRYDDIREIGWRALEALGMDTGVSHLEWFRRRDGSIAISEVAARPPGAQIMTLISRANEFDALGAWVKLIAKDTFEVPTRRYAVGAAYLRSQGEGRVKAIHGLETAMQEVGHLVTDAKLPAIGQEKSKTYEGEGFIIVRHPETLVVQQALTTLINAVRIEMG